From the Bacteroidota bacterium genome, one window contains:
- a CDS encoding tyrosine-type recombinase/integrase, which yields MKHLHLKSSNFKHLEQGFKEWLDILGYAETTVNTLPVHVRELLNYLETIKQITHITQVKPRHISEFIKYLKTRRNNMYGGSLSASHINKSIQSINTFARYLNQTGKSVIDIITKRMTNDVDERTILTGKEIKTLYEASFEPHPTFNSKAMGQRDRAIIAIFYGCGLRKDEGTKLDITDIDLIKGLVFVRKGKGNKQRYVPIAQKHLEDLRSYIEEGRYWYLQDNRTAWHVKKGMKKENADSLALLLNVEGKRMKSFDARFKYLKEKTEIEKQFSTHSLRHSIATHLLQSGMPIEEIAKFLGHSSLESTQIYTHIVNTLKKQEDEPTEFLLLPER from the coding sequence ATGAAACACCTACACCTGAAAAGCAGCAACTTTAAACATTTAGAACAAGGTTTTAAAGAATGGTTAGACATATTGGGCTATGCAGAAACCACAGTAAATACCTTGCCTGTTCACGTTCGGGAATTACTGAACTACCTTGAAACCATCAAGCAAATAACCCACATCACACAGGTAAAGCCGAGACACATAAGCGAATTTATAAAATACCTGAAAACCCGCAGGAACAATATGTATGGCGGTTCATTAAGCGCAAGCCACATCAATAAAAGTATACAATCAATAAACACTTTTGCCCGCTACCTGAACCAGACCGGAAAATCTGTAATAGACATCATTACAAAGCGAATGACAAACGATGTAGATGAAAGAACCATACTAACCGGAAAAGAAATAAAAACCCTTTACGAAGCCAGTTTTGAACCGCACCCGACTTTTAACAGCAAAGCAATGGGACAAAGGGACAGGGCAATCATTGCTATTTTTTACGGTTGCGGACTGCGAAAAGATGAAGGAACAAAATTAGACATTACCGATATAGATTTAATCAAAGGGCTTGTTTTTGTAAGGAAAGGCAAAGGGAACAAACAAAGATACGTGCCAATAGCACAGAAACATTTAGAAGATTTACGCAGCTATATTGAAGAAGGGCGCTATTGGTATTTACAGGACAACCGCACAGCCTGGCACGTAAAAAAAGGAATGAAAAAAGAGAATGCAGACAGTTTAGCCCTTTTACTGAATGTGGAAGGCAAGCGAATGAAAAGCTTTGATGCCCGTTTTAAATACCTGAAAGAAAAAACAGAAATAGAAAAACAGTTTTCCACCCACAGCCTGCGCCACTCCATAGCCACGCACCTTTTACAAAGCGGAATGCCAATAGAAGAAATAGCAAAATTTTTAGGTCACAGCAGTTTGGAAAGCACACAAATTTACACCCATATAGTAAACACATTAAAAAAACAAGAAGATGAACCAACAGAATTTTTACTACTTCCTGAAAGATGA